The following proteins are encoded in a genomic region of Sorangiineae bacterium MSr12523:
- a CDS encoding M13 family metallopeptidase, whose product MRLSPLPLLTFSASVSGVALAVACGGGEAETPPPVQPVGVTPAPIDAGAATSELVSIDPKAIDDSVKPCDDFYQFACGRWMKETKIPDDQARWERSFDVIFENNEKLLREILERDGQSPPADEAYSKPLGDYYAACMDEKGIETAGDKPLTLQLAKAGQVKDANTFAQVIAELHGTGQRALFAFTSEQDFADATQVIGTVQQGGLGMPDRDYYLKDDPKSKGIRDKYEAHIAEMLRLSGETPEAAKAGAKTVLRLESELAKASMTKVDLRDPHKVYHRLELAGLKKLAPDFAWDTYLKAVGFPNVTAINVAQPEFFKAVGRVSKGLRAGGKTLADWRTYLKWHILHDNAAMLPARFVDEDFKFRSALTGAPKLLPRWKRCVRAVDGAMGEALAQPFVKTRLGAKGKTEALELIGGIETAMKGSLEGLAWMDDPTRKKALEKLMAINNKIAYPDVWRNYDGLEVKRDSYFDNALRARAFEVKRQLSKIGKPVDKKEWQMTPPEVNAYYDPSLNEMVFPAGILAYPFFASNAVPALNYGAIGMVMGHELTHGFDDEGREFDASGNLKEWWSPNVGKEFDRRAACVVSQFDGYVAVDDLHVNGKLTLGENIADLGGIKLAYTAFQNMKKGKEVPKGTHPYTVEQEFFLSYAQSWCGNIRPEMLRLQVTTNPHAPSKFRVNGPLSNFTEFARAFSCQEGSSMVRTGDKRCEIW is encoded by the coding sequence ATGCGTCTGTCTCCTTTGCCTCTTCTGACCTTTTCGGCGAGCGTTTCCGGTGTGGCCCTGGCGGTGGCATGCGGTGGCGGCGAGGCGGAGACGCCGCCTCCGGTGCAACCCGTCGGTGTCACGCCTGCGCCGATCGACGCCGGTGCAGCGACTTCGGAACTCGTGTCCATCGACCCGAAGGCCATCGACGACAGCGTCAAGCCTTGCGACGACTTTTACCAGTTCGCCTGTGGGCGCTGGATGAAGGAGACGAAGATCCCGGACGACCAAGCGCGCTGGGAGCGCAGCTTCGACGTGATCTTCGAGAACAACGAGAAGCTTCTGCGCGAGATCCTCGAGCGAGATGGCCAGAGCCCGCCTGCGGACGAAGCGTATTCGAAACCGCTCGGCGACTATTACGCCGCATGCATGGACGAAAAGGGCATCGAGACCGCGGGCGACAAGCCGCTCACGTTGCAGCTCGCCAAGGCGGGCCAGGTGAAGGACGCGAACACGTTCGCCCAAGTGATCGCCGAGCTCCACGGAACGGGGCAGCGGGCGCTCTTTGCTTTTACGTCGGAGCAAGATTTCGCCGACGCCACGCAGGTCATCGGCACCGTGCAGCAGGGTGGTCTGGGCATGCCCGACCGCGATTACTATTTGAAGGACGACCCGAAGAGCAAAGGCATTCGCGATAAGTACGAGGCGCACATTGCCGAGATGTTGCGTCTTTCGGGGGAGACGCCGGAGGCGGCCAAAGCGGGCGCCAAAACGGTTTTGCGGCTGGAGAGCGAGCTGGCCAAGGCCTCGATGACCAAGGTGGACCTTCGCGATCCGCACAAGGTTTACCATCGCCTGGAGCTCGCCGGGCTGAAGAAGCTTGCTCCGGATTTCGCGTGGGATACCTATTTGAAGGCCGTCGGCTTTCCCAACGTGACCGCCATCAACGTGGCCCAGCCCGAGTTTTTCAAAGCCGTGGGCCGAGTCTCCAAGGGGTTGCGTGCGGGCGGGAAGACCCTGGCCGATTGGCGCACGTATTTGAAATGGCACATTCTGCATGACAATGCGGCGATGTTGCCGGCGCGCTTCGTCGACGAGGACTTCAAGTTTCGCAGCGCCCTCACCGGCGCGCCCAAGCTTCTTCCGCGATGGAAGCGCTGCGTGCGCGCCGTGGACGGTGCCATGGGGGAGGCGCTTGCGCAGCCCTTCGTGAAGACGCGTCTGGGCGCGAAAGGAAAGACGGAGGCGCTCGAGCTCATTGGCGGCATCGAAACGGCCATGAAGGGCAGCCTGGAGGGGCTCGCCTGGATGGACGATCCGACGCGCAAGAAGGCGCTGGAAAAGCTGATGGCGATCAACAACAAGATTGCCTATCCCGACGTGTGGCGCAATTACGATGGGCTCGAGGTCAAGCGTGATTCGTATTTCGACAATGCGTTGCGCGCGCGGGCCTTCGAGGTGAAGCGCCAGCTCTCCAAAATCGGAAAGCCGGTGGACAAGAAGGAGTGGCAGATGACGCCGCCCGAGGTAAACGCGTATTACGATCCATCGCTGAACGAAATGGTCTTTCCCGCGGGCATTCTCGCGTATCCGTTTTTTGCATCCAACGCCGTTCCGGCACTGAATTACGGCGCCATTGGCATGGTGATGGGGCACGAGCTGACCCACGGTTTCGATGACGAAGGCCGCGAGTTCGACGCCTCGGGCAATTTGAAAGAGTGGTGGTCACCGAACGTGGGCAAGGAGTTCGATCGGCGTGCGGCGTGCGTCGTTTCGCAGTTCGACGGGTACGTGGCCGTCGACGATCTGCACGTGAACGGCAAGCTGACCTTGGGTGAGAACATTGCCGATCTCGGCGGGATCAAGCTGGCGTATACGGCATTCCAAAATATGAAAAAGGGAAAGGAGGTCCCCAAAGGGACACATCCCTACACGGTAGAACAGGAGTTCTTCCTGTCCTACGCGCAGAGTTGGTGCGGCAACATCCGGCCGGAGATGCTGCGCCTCCAAGTGACCACGAACCCGCACGCGCCGTCCAAGTTCCGCGTCAATGGACCGCTGTCGAACTTCACCGAGTTCGCCCGTGCGTTCTCCTGCCAAGAGGGCAGTTCCATGGTCCGCACGGGGGACAAACGCTGCGAGATTTGGTGA
- the proB gene encoding glutamate 5-kinase, with protein MADRDFIKQARRVVIKLGSSTLAGDPSVYSRLVEAVHTAREGGRGVLLVSSGAIALGTRKLGFRTRPKEMAKLQAAAAAGQSLLMRSYEEAFAARDIAVAQVLLTHADLADRVRGNNARAALGALLEAGAVPILNENDSVSVEEIKFGDNDQLAAMVTSLVSADLLLLLSDVDGLLDEAGQRISRVEDVADAMRYVRKSTAGVGTGGMGSKLQAARLATLAGADVVIADARRPQIIEDVLSGADVGTHFMASASRLSAKKHWIAFTLRPRGDIVLDPGAATAVRTRGKSVLSIGVLGIRGDFRSGDAVRILEHDGTEIGRALVRCAAEDAVVVAGKAQDELPEARAALAELIHRDDMVIWKT; from the coding sequence ATGGCTGACCGCGATTTCATCAAACAAGCGAGACGTGTCGTCATCAAGCTGGGATCCAGCACGCTCGCGGGCGATCCTTCGGTTTATTCACGCCTCGTCGAGGCGGTCCACACGGCCCGCGAGGGCGGGCGCGGCGTGTTGCTCGTCTCGAGCGGAGCGATTGCGCTGGGCACGCGCAAGCTGGGTTTCCGCACCCGGCCGAAAGAGATGGCCAAGCTCCAGGCCGCGGCCGCCGCAGGCCAGAGTTTGCTCATGCGCTCCTACGAGGAGGCCTTCGCCGCCCGCGACATCGCGGTAGCCCAAGTGCTGCTCACGCATGCCGACCTCGCGGATCGCGTACGCGGAAACAATGCGCGTGCGGCGCTGGGGGCATTGCTCGAGGCGGGTGCGGTGCCCATCCTGAACGAGAACGATTCGGTCAGCGTGGAGGAGATCAAGTTCGGCGACAACGACCAGCTCGCCGCAATGGTCACCTCGCTCGTCTCGGCGGATCTCTTGTTGCTTCTCTCGGACGTCGACGGATTGCTCGACGAGGCGGGGCAGCGCATCTCGCGGGTCGAGGATGTCGCGGACGCCATGCGCTACGTGCGCAAGTCGACCGCGGGCGTGGGCACGGGCGGCATGGGCAGCAAACTGCAGGCGGCCCGCCTCGCCACCTTGGCCGGTGCGGACGTGGTGATCGCCGACGCACGCCGCCCCCAGATCATCGAAGACGTTCTCTCCGGCGCCGACGTCGGCACGCACTTCATGGCCTCGGCCTCGCGCCTGAGCGCGAAAAAGCACTGGATCGCCTTCACCCTCCGCCCGCGCGGCGACATCGTGCTCGATCCGGGTGCAGCCACCGCCGTCCGCACGCGCGGCAAAAGCGTGCTCTCCATCGGCGTCCTCGGCATCCGCGGCGACTTCCGCTCCGGCGACGCCGTGCGCATCCTCGAGCACGACGGCACCGAGATCGGCCGTGCCCTCGTGCGCTGCGCCGCCGAAGACGCCGTCGTCGTCGCCGGCAAAGCCCAAGACGAACTTCCCGAGGCCCGCGCCGCACTCGCCGAACTGATTCACCGCGACGACATGGTCATTTGGAAAACGTAG
- a CDS encoding Uma2 family endonuclease yields MSQSAVPRLRDLPPVRYVRDPEPVHFPEEEEVPEGYVHLLLRTFLFELLQFVLGESNSVNSDQFVYWNARSPKRCLSPDVFVRMNTPQSAVGSWKTWERGGPPDLAVEIISPNEGDGIEWEEKLLRYHELGVRELIRFDPEDPPGARLRAWDRIKEDLVERQVEGETTHCATLRLTWAVRPIKKWPVALRLLDADGNLVLNEAETEARAREAETRAREAAEARVRELEEELRRRGG; encoded by the coding sequence ATGAGCCAGTCGGCTGTACCGAGACTGCGTGACCTGCCGCCCGTGCGCTACGTGCGCGACCCCGAACCGGTGCATTTTCCGGAGGAGGAAGAAGTGCCCGAAGGCTACGTCCACCTGCTCTTGCGTACGTTTCTCTTCGAACTGCTGCAGTTCGTTCTGGGTGAATCGAATTCGGTCAATTCGGATCAGTTCGTTTACTGGAACGCGCGTTCGCCAAAACGTTGCCTCTCGCCGGATGTCTTCGTCCGCATGAACACACCGCAATCGGCCGTAGGTTCCTGGAAGACCTGGGAGCGGGGTGGCCCGCCGGATCTGGCGGTGGAGATCATCAGCCCGAACGAGGGGGACGGGATCGAGTGGGAGGAGAAGCTTCTGCGGTACCACGAGCTCGGGGTTCGTGAGCTCATACGGTTCGACCCAGAGGATCCCCCCGGGGCGCGCCTTCGAGCATGGGATCGCATCAAGGAAGATCTCGTGGAACGCCAGGTGGAGGGGGAAACCACGCATTGCGCGACCCTCCGTCTCACGTGGGCGGTGCGTCCCATCAAAAAATGGCCCGTGGCTCTGCGCCTTCTCGATGCCGACGGAAATCTCGTGCTGAACGAAGCCGAAACCGAAGCCCGCGCACGCGAAGCCGAGACGCGCGCACGCGAAGCTGCGGAGGCGCGGGTGCGGGAACTCGAAGAGGAGCTACGACGACGGGGCGGCTGA
- a CDS encoding TetR/AcrR family transcriptional regulator yields the protein MPRRARAPAPLQAPNRRSGRPESRALSPRDWADAALWAIGKSGLAGVTIDEVARTLGVTKGSFYWHFEDRLALLRAALERWEEICTHAIIERLEALERPRDRLQQLFMTVFSENETYAPIELAILSAAENPAVAPVVARVASRRLEYLVDIYRRSGLTPADARSAALLAYSAHLGLLQMARIAPDQLPTASARERYVRYLSMRLLPD from the coding sequence ATGCCGCGACGTGCACGAGCCCCCGCCCCGCTACAAGCCCCGAACCGCCGTTCCGGCCGTCCCGAAAGCCGCGCGCTATCGCCGCGCGATTGGGCGGATGCGGCACTCTGGGCCATCGGCAAGAGCGGCCTTGCGGGGGTGACCATCGACGAGGTGGCGCGCACCCTGGGCGTCACCAAGGGAAGCTTTTACTGGCACTTCGAAGATCGACTCGCCTTGCTGCGCGCTGCGCTCGAGCGGTGGGAGGAGATTTGCACGCACGCCATCATCGAGCGGCTCGAGGCCTTGGAGCGCCCGCGCGATCGGCTGCAGCAGCTGTTCATGACCGTGTTCTCGGAGAACGAGACGTACGCGCCCATCGAGCTGGCCATTCTCTCTGCCGCCGAAAACCCCGCGGTAGCCCCCGTGGTGGCGCGCGTCGCATCGCGCCGGCTCGAGTACCTCGTCGATATTTACCGCCGCAGTGGCCTCACCCCCGCCGACGCCCGCTCCGCCGCGCTCCTCGCCTATTCGGCGCACCTGGGCCTTCTCCAAATGGCCCGCATCGCCCCGGACCAATTGCCCACAGCCTCCGCGCGCGAACGCTACGTCCGCTATTTATCGATGCGGCTCCTGCCGGACTAG
- a CDS encoding response regulator transcription factor — protein MARVLVVEDEADLRDILEYNLAQAGHSVEVAATGAEGLRSVRSTPPDLVLLDLMLPDVSGIEVCKTLKKTPATQDVRVIMVTAKSEEIDRVLGFELGVDDYVTKPFSVRELLLRVQAVLRRTDTATVPHSHFGVLRIDRHAHRVWVGEEEVTLTALEFKLLVALFDRKNRVQTRSVLLSDVWGIEAEIMSRTVDTHVKRLREKLGDAGQYIETVRGVGYRFSEFPEAEH, from the coding sequence ATGGCCCGTGTTCTAGTCGTCGAAGACGAAGCCGATTTGCGCGACATCCTCGAGTACAACCTTGCTCAAGCGGGGCATTCCGTGGAGGTTGCAGCGACAGGCGCCGAAGGCCTGCGCTCGGTGCGTTCCACCCCGCCCGATCTGGTCTTGCTCGATTTGATGCTCCCCGACGTGTCGGGCATCGAGGTTTGCAAGACGTTGAAGAAGACCCCCGCGACGCAGGACGTGCGGGTCATCATGGTCACAGCCAAGTCCGAAGAGATCGATCGCGTGCTCGGCTTCGAGCTCGGCGTCGACGACTACGTGACCAAGCCGTTCAGCGTGCGGGAGCTTCTCTTGCGTGTGCAAGCCGTCCTCCGTCGCACCGACACGGCGACGGTGCCGCATAGCCACTTCGGCGTGCTGCGCATCGATCGCCACGCACACCGCGTGTGGGTCGGCGAAGAAGAGGTCACGCTCACCGCACTCGAGTTCAAGCTGCTGGTGGCGCTCTTCGATCGCAAGAATCGAGTTCAAACTCGGTCGGTGCTGCTCAGCGACGTGTGGGGCATCGAGGCCGAGATCATGTCGCGCACGGTGGACACGCACGTGAAGCGCCTGCGCGAGAAGTTGGGCGACGCCGGACAGTACATCGAAACCGTGCGGGGCGTGGGATACCGGTTCTCCGAGTTCCCCGAAGCGGAGCATTGA